A stretch of the Capsicum annuum cultivar UCD-10X-F1 chromosome 10, UCD10Xv1.1, whole genome shotgun sequence genome encodes the following:
- the LOC107845307 gene encoding phosphoenolpyruvate carboxylase has protein sequence MTTRNLEKLASIDAHLRALVPGKVSEDDKLIEYDALLLDSFLDILQDLHGEDLKETVQECYELSAKYEGKHDPKKLEELGSMLTSLDPGDSIVIAKAFSHMLNLANLAEEVQIAYRRRQKLKKGDFADENNATTESDIEETFKKLVGELKKSPQEVFEALKNQTVDLVLTAHPTQSVRRSLLQKHGRIRNCLAQLYAKDITPDDKQELDEALQREIQAAFRTDEIRRTAPTPQDEMRAGMSYFHETIWKGVPQFLRRLDTALKNIGINERVPYNAPLIQFSSWMGGDRDGNPRVTPEVTRDVCLLARMMAANLYYSQIEDLMFELSMWRCNEELRVRAAELYRSSRRDTKHYIEFWKTIPPSEPYRVILGDVRDKLYQTRERTRQLLAHGISDIPEDATYTSIEQFLEPLEVCYRSLCDCGDRPIADGSLLDFLRQVSTFGLSFVRLDIRQESDRHTDVLDAITQHLEIGSYREWSEERRQEWLLSELSGKRPLFGPDLPKTEEIADVLDTLHVISELPSDCFGAYIISMATAPSDVLAVELLQRECHVKQPLRVVPLFEKLDDLVAAPAAVARLFSIEWYRNRINGKQEVMIGYSDSGKDAGRLSAAWQLYKAQEELIKVAKEHGVKLTMFHGRGGTVGRGGGPTHLAILSQPPDTIDGSLRVTVQGEVIEQSFGEEHLCFRTLQRFTAATLEHGMHPPVSPKPEWRALMDEIAVIATEKYRSIVFKEPRFVEYFRLATPELEYGRMNIGSRPSKRKPSGGIESLRAIPWIFAWTQTRFHLPVWLGFGAAFKYAVNKDIKNLHMLQEMYNAWPFFRVTIDLVEMVFAKGDPGIAALYDKLLVSDDLWSFGELLRSNYEETRTLLLQIAGHKDLLEGDPHLKQRLRLRDAYITTLNVLQAYTLKRIRDPNYHVKLRPHISKEYMESKSAAELVTSKSAAELVTLNPTSEYAPGLEDTLILTMKGIAAGMQNTG, from the exons ATGACGACTCGGAATCTGGAGAAATTGGCATCCATTGATGCCCATTTGAGGGCTTTGGTGCCTGGCAAGGTCTCCGAGGATGACAAGTTGATCGAATATGATGCTTTACTTTTGGATAGTTTCCTCGACATTCTTCAGGATCTGCACGGAGAGGATCTCAAGGAAACG GTCCAAGAGTGTTATGAACTTTCTGCGAAGTACGAAGGCAAGCATGATCCAAAGAAGCTGGAGGAGCTTGGAAGTATGTTGACGAGTTTGGATCCTGGGGATTCCATCGTCATTGCTAAAGCTTTCTCTCACATGCTTAATTTAGCCAATTTGGCCGAGGAGGTGCAGATTGCCTACCGTCGACGACAAAAGTTGAAAAAGGGCGACTTTGCTGATGAGAACAATGCAACAACTGAATCAGATATCGAAGAAACTTTCAAGAAACTTGTAGGGGAATTGAAAAAGTCTCCTCAAGAAGTTTTCGAAGCTCTGAAGAATCAGACGGTGGATCTCGTCTTAACTGCTCATCCTACTCAATCCGTCAGAAGATCTTTGCTTCAAAAGCATGGAAG GATCCGAAATTGCTTGGCTCAGCTGTACGCTAAAGACATTACACCCGATGATAAACAAGAGCTTGATGAGGCTTTACAGAGGGAG ATTCAAGCAGCTTTCCGCACTGATGAGATTCGGAGGACTGCTCCAACTCCGCAGGATGAAATGAGAGCTGGAATGAGCTACTTTCATGAAACTATTTGGAAGGGTGTTCCACAGTTCCTTCGCCGTCTTGACACAGCTCTTAAAAACATAGGGATTAATGAACGAGTTCCTTACAATGCTCCTCTTATTCAATTCTCCTCTTGGATGGGTGGTGATCGGGATG GTAATCCAAGAGTGACTCCCGAGGTCACAAGAGATGTCTGCTTATTAGCAAGAATGATGGCAGCGAACTTGTACTATTCGCAAATTGAGGATCTCATGTTTGAG TTATCTATGTGGCGTTGCAACGAGGAGCTTCGTGTTCGAGCAGCTGAACTTTACAGGTCCTCACGGAGAGACACCAAGCACTACATAG AATTCTGGAAAACAATTCCGCCAAGTGAACCATATCGTGTAATTCTTGGTGATGTGAGAGACAAGCTGTATCAGACACGTGAGCGTACTCGTCAACTGCTAGCCCATGGAATCTCTGATATTCCTGAGGATGCAACTTATACTAGCATTGAGCAG TTCTTGGAACCTCTTGAGGTCTGCTACAGATCTCTTTGTGATTGTGGTGATCGTCCCATTGCCGATGGAAGCCTTCTGGATTTTCTAAGACAAGTTTCTACCTTTGGACTCTCATTTGTGAGACTTGACATAAGACAAGAGTCGGACCGCCATACTGACGTCCTTGATGCCATTACTCAACACTTGGAAATTGGTTCATATCGTGAATGGTCTGAAGAACGTAGACAGGAGTGGCTTCTTTCTGAACTCAGCGGCAAGAGACCTTTATTTGGACCCGATCTTCCAAAAACTGAAGAAATTGCTGATGTTTTGGATACACTCCATGTCATATCAGAACTTCCATCAGACTGCTTCGGGGCATACATTATCTCAATGGCCACCGCGCCATCTGATGTGCTTGCAGTTGAGCTCCTACAGCGTGAATGCCATGTCAAGCAACCTTTACGAGTGGTTCCACTTTTTGAAAAATTAGACGATCTGGTTGCTGCTCCTGCTGCTGTTGCACGTCTCTTCTCGATTGAGTGGTACAGAAACCGGATCAATGGGAAACAAGAGGTTATGATCGGGTATTCGGACTCTGGCAAGGATGCTGGTAGGTTATCAGCAGCCTGGCAGCTATATAAGGCTCAAGAGGAGCTCATAAAAGTTGCCAAAGAACATGGCGTGAAGCTAACTATGTTCCACGGTAGAGGTGGTACGGTAGGAAGAGGAGGTGGCCCCACCCATCTTGCTATATTGTCTCAACCACCAGACACAATTGACGGATCTCTCCGTGTCACAGTTCAGGGAGAGGTTATTGAGCAATCGTTTGGGGAGGAACACTTGTGTTTTAGAACCCTCCAACGTTTTACTGCTGCTACCCTTGAACATGGGATGCATCCACCAGTCTCTCCAAAACCAGAATGGCGTGCACTTATGGATGAAATCGCAGTTATTGCTACAGAGAAGTATAGGTCAATCGTTTTCAAAGAACCCCGATTTGTTGAGTATTTCCGCTTG GCCACGCCTGAGCTAGAGTATGGTCGTATGAACATTGGCAGCCGTCCATCAAAACGTAAACCAAGTGGAGGCATAGAATCACTCAGAGCTATTCCATGGATCTTTGCCTGGACGCAAACAAGGTTTCATCTCCCGGTCTGGCTCGGCTTTGGGGCAGCATTTAAGTATGCCGTTAACAAGGATATCAAGAACCTACACATGCTGCAGGAAATGTACAATGCATGGCCATTCTTTAGAGTCACTATTGACTTGGTTGAGATGGTGTTCGCCAAGGGAGATCCAGGTATTGCAGCTTTGTACGACAAGCTTCTTGTTTCGGAtgacttgtggtccttcggtgaGCTTTTGCGGTCCAACTACGAGGAGACAAGGACCCTCCTGCTCCAG ATTGCTGGACACAAGGATCTTCTGGAGGGAGACCCTCACCTGAAACAACGACTCAGACTGCGTGATGCCTACATCACGACCTTAAACGTGTTGCAAGCCTACACTCTTAAGCGTATACGTGATCCAAACTACCATGTCAAGTTGAGGCCTCATATTTCAAAGGAATACATGGAATCGAAGTCAGCTGCCGAATTAGTAACTTCGAAGTCAGCTGCCGAATTAGTAACTCTGAACCCGACAAGCGAATACGCTCCTGGCTTGGAGGACACACTTATCTTGACGATGAAAGGTATCGCTGCTGGAATGCAGAACACAGGCTAA